The Nitrospirales bacterium genome includes a window with the following:
- a CDS encoding prepilin-type N-terminal cleavage/methylation domain-containing protein yields the protein MSQDFFAMAERLTNQSRLKKTDGSSLLEVLVALVLVSVVLLGISGFSTVSIKGTAFSQKMTRAATIAQDALEEVRRIGYRSSVSGVTTDREPYGSIVGAPAFERVVVIEANTPSQGVQKTTVTVRWDAGAHSLSLTTLVAE from the coding sequence ATGAGCCAAGATTTTTTCGCCATGGCTGAACGACTTACGAATCAATCAAGGCTCAAGAAGACTGACGGAAGCAGCCTGTTAGAAGTGCTCGTGGCCTTAGTCTTAGTTTCGGTCGTGCTGTTAGGAATCTCAGGGTTTTCGACAGTCTCCATCAAGGGAACGGCATTCAGCCAAAAAATGACGAGGGCGGCCACGATTGCCCAGGATGCACTCGAAGAAGTACGCCGAATCGGGTATCGCTCGTCAGTATCTGGTGTGACCACCGACCGTGAACCCTATGGCTCAATCGTTGGCGCGCCTGCGTTTGAACGTGTGGTCGTCATCGAAGCGAATACCCCAAGCCAAGGCGTGCAAAAGACAACCGTGACCGTCCGGTGGGATGCCGGTGCGCATTCCCTCTCCTTGACGACGCTCGTGGCGGAATAA
- a CDS encoding prepilin-type N-terminal cleavage/methylation domain-containing protein: protein MKTINEQGFTLVEVMVALALSVLTVGATYTIYARQVQSQIVRDEQLDMQQHARVAMDLLTREVHMAGYDPRHVNRDQLLTNDFDGIVYDPSMLVVRADLNGNGVPTDTNEFIQFSHDPRTMTLRRNTGGGRQLLAEHIQGFAVQYFNRHGQETTVS from the coding sequence ATGAAGACAATAAATGAGCAAGGATTTACATTAGTCGAGGTCATGGTGGCTTTGGCTTTGAGCGTACTCACTGTTGGAGCCACGTACACCATCTATGCTCGTCAGGTGCAGAGCCAAATCGTGCGAGATGAGCAACTCGACATGCAGCAGCATGCGCGGGTAGCAATGGATTTGCTCACTCGGGAGGTGCACATGGCGGGTTACGACCCACGGCATGTGAACCGGGATCAACTCCTCACGAATGATTTTGATGGAATCGTCTATGATCCTTCAATGCTTGTCGTGAGAGCGGACCTCAATGGAAATGGCGTACCAACAGATACGAATGAGTTTATCCAGTTTTCACATGATCCGCGCACGATGACGTTGAGACGAAACACCGGAGGAGGACGTCAGCTGCTTGCAGAGCATATTCAAGGATTTGCCGTACAATATTTCAATCGTCATGGTCAGGAAACGACAGTTTCATAG
- a CDS encoding pilus assembly PilX N-terminal domain-containing protein, with protein sequence MNGQRNHQSSCDMVPNPLNTVQGMALVSALVLMAILSVMGATVLTATSTEVAISGHYRRGVEAFYLAEAGSAEGRARLRGDASSNPQLITDPSHVYDPRWTAYILTSSDWKASEDKAFDDRQTNYFPLRGNPTNIRIIPNSFQMSLPYWVKIEHKTEYDAEREGHRPNTPHYFDGDGSTEKHTQANPGLVIFYGYPSADTDHPTEFTSTGLAHDSFPVERITSSASMVGGAVTIVVEAIRPPAPRVLGALYAWNRVSLTGPLNSVSGIDRCGKSPSQPPVYTNKFPTTGQASFSGVPSSPQQGPLEVSLVQAIELFKHGALQITTQQYGVQWGEETSPMTVYVNADGTAGGLVLSRVTGYGNLFIRGDVTLEGPVNWKGLIISSGTITMNGTTGPINITGGVYVRELMDVAGSISLEYDSCAIKTAILSRPLIVTQWKQLL encoded by the coding sequence ATGAACGGCCAGCGTAATCATCAGTCCTCATGCGACATGGTTCCCAATCCTCTCAACACTGTGCAGGGGATGGCTTTGGTTTCGGCCTTAGTGTTGATGGCCATTTTGAGCGTGATGGGTGCCACGGTCTTAACGGCCACATCGACAGAAGTGGCAATCAGCGGTCATTATCGACGCGGGGTCGAAGCTTTTTATCTTGCAGAAGCGGGAAGCGCAGAAGGACGAGCGCGACTACGGGGAGACGCGAGCAGCAATCCACAGCTCATCACCGACCCCTCCCATGTCTATGACCCTCGGTGGACTGCGTATATTCTTACCTCATCAGATTGGAAGGCTTCAGAGGACAAGGCATTTGATGACAGGCAGACCAATTATTTTCCTCTTCGCGGGAATCCGACGAATATAAGGATTATTCCAAATAGCTTCCAGATGTCATTGCCCTACTGGGTCAAGATCGAGCATAAGACAGAATATGATGCTGAACGCGAAGGACATCGGCCAAACACGCCGCATTATTTTGATGGCGACGGAAGCACGGAAAAACATACCCAAGCGAACCCCGGCCTTGTCATCTTCTATGGATATCCATCAGCAGACACCGATCATCCAACAGAATTTACGAGCACTGGTCTTGCTCATGATTCTTTTCCAGTTGAACGCATTACCTCTTCTGCAAGCATGGTTGGCGGGGCTGTGACTATTGTGGTCGAGGCCATTCGTCCCCCAGCGCCTCGAGTACTCGGGGCGCTCTATGCATGGAATCGTGTTTCGTTGACAGGACCGCTGAACTCGGTCAGCGGGATTGATCGTTGTGGAAAGAGTCCTTCTCAACCGCCGGTCTATACAAACAAGTTCCCCACCACAGGCCAAGCCTCGTTCTCTGGTGTCCCGTCTTCTCCTCAACAGGGCCCATTGGAGGTTTCGTTAGTCCAAGCGATAGAGTTATTCAAGCATGGCGCCCTGCAAATTACGACACAACAATATGGAGTGCAGTGGGGTGAGGAGACCTCACCGATGACAGTCTATGTTAATGCCGATGGTACGGCAGGCGGCCTCGTGTTGAGCCGTGTGACGGGTTATGGGAATCTGTTCATTAGGGGAGATGTGACGCTCGAGGGGCCCGTGAACTGGAAAGGCCTCATCATCAGTTCAGGGACAATCACTATGAATGGAACGACAGGGCCTATCAACATCACCGGTGGGGTTTACGTCCGTGAGTTGATGGATGTCGCTGGGTCAATATCATTAGAGTACGATAGTTGCGCGATCAAGACAGCCATCCTCAGTAGGCCGCTGATTGTCACGCAGTGGAAGCAATTACTCTAA